The following proteins are co-located in the Phyllostomus discolor isolate MPI-MPIP mPhyDis1 chromosome 1, mPhyDis1.pri.v3, whole genome shotgun sequence genome:
- the LOC114492156 gene encoding mitotic-spindle organizing protein 1-like, with protein sequence MEAGVRGEGVKETPRVSRASGSSGGAAAAAVTLHAVVVDVLLEIPRILNTGLDVETLSICVRVCEQGIPEVLSSVVKELRKAAEALKAAENIS encoded by the exons ATGGAGGCAGGTGTGAGGGGTGAAGGGGTAAAGGAGACTCCTCGGGTCTCCAG GGCAAGCGGTAGCAGCGGTggggcagcggcagcggcggtgACTCTGCATGCGGTGGTGGTGGACGTTCTGCTCGAGATTCCAAGAATTTTGAATACTGGCTTAGATGTGGAGACGCTGTCCATTTGTGTACGGGTTTGTGAACAAGGCATACCAGAAGTTTTATCATCAGTTGTAAAGGAACTTCGCAAGGCTGCTGAAGCACTAAAGGCTGCAGAAAACATAAGCTGA